One stretch of Mastomys coucha isolate ucsf_1 unplaced genomic scaffold, UCSF_Mcou_1 pScaffold12, whole genome shotgun sequence DNA includes these proteins:
- the Snai2 gene encoding zinc finger protein SNAI2 gives MPRSFLVKKHFNASKKPNYSELDTHTVIISPYLYESYPMPVIPKPEILTSGAYSPIAVWTSSATPFHSPLASGLSPLTGYSSSLGRVSPPPSSDTSSKDHSGSESPISDEEERLQPKLSDPHAIEAEKFQCNLCNKTYSTFSGLAKHKQLHCDAQSRKSFSCKYCDKEYVSLGALKMHIRTHTLPCVCKICGKAFSRPWLLQGHIRTHTGEKPFSCPHCNRAFADRSNLRAHLQTHSDVKKYQCKNCSKTFSRMSLLHKHEESGCCVAH, from the exons ATGCCGCGCTCCTTCCTGGTCAAGAAACATTTCAACGCCTCCAAGAAGCCGAACTACAGCgaactggacacacacacag tgaTCATTTCCCCATATCTCTATGAGAGCTACCCCATGCCTGTCATACCAAAACCAGAGATCCTCACCTCGGGAGCATACAGCCCTATTGCTGTATGGACCTCGTCGGCAACTCCATTCCACTCCCCTCTAGCCAGTGGCCTTTCTCCTCTTACTGGATACTCCTCATCCTTGGGGCGTGTAAGCCCCCCACCTTCCTCTGACACTTCATCCAAGGATCACAGTGGTTCAGAAAGTCCCATTAGTGATGAAGAGGAGAGACTGCAGCCCAAGCTTTCAGACCCCCACGCCATTGAAGCTGAGAAGTTTCAGTGCAATTTATGCAATAAGACCTATTCTACTTTCTCTGGGCTGGCCAAACATAAGCAGCTGCACTGTGATGCCCAGTCTAGGAAGTCATTCAGCTGCAAATACTGTGACAAGGAGTATGTGAGCCTGGGTGCCCTGAAGATGCACATCCGAACCCACACATTGCCTTGTGTCTGCAAGATCTGTGGCAAGGCTTTCTCCAGACCCTGGCTGCTTCAAGGACACATTAGAACTCACACTG GGGAAAAGCCTTTCTCGTGCCCTCACTGCAACAGAGCTTTTGCAGACAGATCAAACCTGAGGGCACATCTGCAGACCCACTCAGATGTAAAGAAATACCAGTGCAAAAACTGCTCCAAAACCTTCTCCAGAATGTCGCTTCTGCATAAACACGAGGAGTCTGGCTGCTGTGTGGCACACTGA